One segment of Enterobacter ludwigii DNA contains the following:
- a CDS encoding major capsid protein has translation MSVYTTAQLLAVNEKKFKFDPLFLRIFFRETYPFSTEKVYLSQIPGLVNMALYVSPIVSGKVIRSRGGSTSEFTPGYVKPKHEVNPLMTLRRLPDEDPQKLADPAYRRRRIILQNMKDEELAIAQVEEKQAIEAVLYGKYTMSGEAFEPVEVDMGRSAGNNIIQAGAAAWSSRDKKTYDPTDDIEAYALNASGTINIIVFDPKGWALFRSFDAVKEKLDTRRGSNSELETALKDLGEAVSYKGMYGDVAIVVYAGQLVENDVKKNALPDLTMVLGNTQARGLRTYGCILDADAQREGINASTRYPKNWVQTGDPAREFTMIQSAPLMLLPDPDAFVSVKLA, from the coding sequence ATGTCAGTGTACACAACAGCCCAGCTTCTGGCGGTCAATGAGAAGAAATTCAAGTTCGATCCGCTCTTCCTGCGCATCTTCTTTCGCGAAACTTATCCCTTCAGTACAGAAAAAGTCTACCTGTCGCAAATTCCTGGCCTGGTCAACATGGCTCTTTACGTGTCGCCGATTGTCTCCGGGAAAGTGATCCGTTCCCGTGGCGGCAGCACGTCGGAATTTACGCCTGGCTATGTGAAGCCTAAGCATGAAGTTAACCCGCTGATGACTCTTCGCCGCCTGCCTGATGAAGACCCACAAAAACTGGCCGACCCTGCCTATCGCCGCCGCCGCATCATCCTTCAAAACATGAAAGATGAAGAGCTGGCGATTGCACAGGTGGAAGAGAAGCAAGCAATTGAAGCTGTGCTCTATGGGAAATACACCATGAGCGGAGAAGCATTTGAGCCAGTAGAAGTCGATATGGGCCGCAGTGCCGGTAACAACATCATCCAGGCGGGTGCAGCTGCCTGGTCCTCTCGCGACAAAAAAACGTACGACCCGACCGATGATATTGAGGCGTACGCGCTCAACGCCAGCGGCACAATCAACATTATTGTGTTCGATCCGAAGGGCTGGGCATTGTTCCGCTCTTTCGACGCGGTGAAGGAAAAATTGGATACACGTCGCGGCTCTAACTCCGAGCTGGAAACCGCTCTGAAAGACCTGGGTGAAGCCGTTTCTTATAAGGGCATGTACGGAGATGTGGCGATTGTCGTTTACGCAGGCCAGCTTGTTGAAAATGACGTCAAAAAGAACGCTCTGCCAGACCTGACAATGGTGCTGGGAAATACCCAGGCGCGCGGCCTGCGTACCTATGGCTGCATTCTGGATGCAGATGCCCAGCGCGAAGGCATTAATGCTTCAACGCGCTACCCGAAAAACTGGGTGCAAACGGGCGACCCGGCACGTGAGTTCACCATGATTCAGTCAGCTCCGCTGATGCTGCTGCCAGATCCTGACGCGTTCGTTTCAGTCAAGCTGGCATAA